A window from Pseudomonas frederiksbergensis encodes these proteins:
- a CDS encoding SagB family peptide dehydrogenase — MQINPYIFILPRTPDQIVWDYKNHKQFELNLEYSARLAQLIDNPEKFDDNNIIDTQLLNAGILTSSIQTPLEWGWDELSKIFHIGTKNIPCEYTPQDINEWSRHYLEHCAEVLATPAPETRRTEPTTERIALPQPSCFPAKALVATLIDRKTCRSFTGERVSLDAVGTLLYLSLGYLRERDNDIDETIAEGLGARRSSPSGGGLNACDGFLHVQNVSGLDPGLYAYHPDEHALSFVNPTPDLPLGQLLCGQHFINNLPVGLFITARFDKLWWKYEHSRAYRMAYVEAGHISQTFQLVATALGLSTWLTGALADDQVETLLGIEDSAEQPLFFVGCGQSDGQVMCKELKALLSSRGPQQ, encoded by the coding sequence ATGCAGATAAACCCTTATATATTCATACTTCCTCGCACGCCCGACCAAATAGTCTGGGATTACAAGAACCACAAACAATTCGAATTGAATCTTGAATATTCAGCCCGTCTCGCACAGCTTATCGACAATCCTGAAAAGTTTGATGACAACAACATAATCGACACGCAACTCCTGAATGCGGGAATACTCACATCTTCCATCCAGACTCCGCTTGAATGGGGCTGGGATGAACTGTCGAAGATATTTCATATCGGAACCAAGAACATTCCTTGTGAATATACTCCCCAGGATATTAATGAATGGTCGAGACACTACTTGGAGCATTGCGCCGAAGTACTGGCCACTCCCGCCCCGGAGACCCGACGCACAGAGCCGACAACCGAACGAATTGCCCTGCCTCAACCTTCCTGCTTCCCGGCAAAAGCGCTTGTAGCGACCTTGATCGACCGAAAAACCTGTCGCTCCTTCACGGGTGAAAGAGTTTCTCTCGACGCTGTGGGCACGCTTTTGTATTTGTCCCTTGGCTATCTGCGTGAGCGCGACAATGACATCGACGAAACCATCGCTGAAGGTCTCGGCGCCCGGCGCAGCAGCCCCTCCGGCGGAGGGTTGAATGCCTGCGACGGTTTTCTTCATGTTCAGAACGTCAGTGGCCTGGATCCTGGGCTCTACGCCTACCACCCCGACGAACATGCTCTGAGCTTCGTCAATCCAACGCCTGATTTGCCCTTGGGCCAGTTGTTGTGTGGGCAGCACTTCATCAACAACCTGCCAGTCGGGCTGTTCATCACCGCTCGCTTCGACAAACTGTGGTGGAAATATGAACACTCACGGGCCTACCGAATGGCTTATGTCGAGGCTGGTCATATCTCCCAGACCTTTCAACTGGTGGCCACCGCACTTGGGTTAAGCACCTGGCTGACGGGTGCACTGGCCGACGACCAGGTCGAAACGTTGCTGGGGATCGAGGACAGCGCCGAACAACCGTTGTTTTTTGTCGGCTGCGGCCAGAGTGACGGGCAAGTGATGTGCAAGGAATTGAAAGCACTGCTAAGCAGCCGGGGGCCACAACAATGA
- a CDS encoding diiron oxygenase: MTEPRTDDLSLPDAWAQRYTLGDWNSRASVRTSEHTYQLPSDLERQLETRHWFPPAFLSYLNHPVIEAAGSAIIHRLSANHLVYFLDYTTRLEHRIVNRSVETIVHDELGVSIPRRMKTAALQLYTDEGYHALFSNSLAEQIADLYGMNQRPVMPRRITRLNALLDQAPDRHKALAWFLVGFVSETIIARELLEVCRNELVSSVQEMLRDHLTDEARHSRYFCQVFHYLWLTLNSSQRTFAAKLLVDIILMFFEVDERWLKGSLNSVDLGENCVAEILSTLTGPQACLQRARSGAGATLQAMEKAGFFDLPFNQQLFAQAGLVDG, translated from the coding sequence ATGACCGAGCCTCGCACAGACGACCTGTCACTGCCCGACGCCTGGGCACAGCGCTACACCCTCGGTGACTGGAACAGCCGAGCCTCGGTACGCACCAGCGAACATACCTATCAATTGCCATCCGATCTGGAACGGCAACTGGAAACACGACACTGGTTCCCGCCCGCCTTCCTGTCCTACCTGAATCACCCGGTGATCGAAGCCGCCGGCAGCGCGATCATCCATCGATTGTCGGCCAACCATCTGGTGTATTTCCTCGACTACACCACCCGGCTCGAACATCGGATCGTCAACCGCTCCGTGGAAACCATCGTCCACGATGAGCTCGGGGTGTCCATCCCCCGCCGAATGAAAACCGCCGCCCTCCAGCTGTATACCGATGAGGGTTATCACGCGCTGTTCTCCAACAGTCTCGCCGAGCAGATCGCCGACCTCTACGGCATGAACCAGCGCCCGGTGATGCCACGTCGCATTACCCGACTGAACGCCCTGCTTGACCAGGCACCTGACAGGCATAAGGCGCTGGCCTGGTTTCTCGTCGGTTTCGTGTCCGAGACCATCATCGCCCGGGAACTGCTCGAGGTTTGCCGCAACGAGCTAGTGTCCAGCGTCCAGGAAATGCTCAGGGACCACCTCACCGACGAGGCCCGGCACAGTCGTTATTTTTGCCAAGTGTTCCATTATCTGTGGCTGACCCTGAACAGCAGCCAACGCACGTTCGCCGCGAAACTGCTGGTGGACATCATCCTGATGTTCTTTGAGGTCGATGAGCGATGGCTGAAGGGAAGCCTGAACAGCGTGGACCTCGGGGAAAATTGTGTCGCAGAAATCCTCAGTACCTTGACCGGCCCGCAAGCCTGCCTTCAGCGCGCCCGATCAGGTGCTGGCGCGACGCTCCAGGCAATGGAGAAGGCAGGTTTTTTCGACCTGCCGTTTAACCAGCAGCTCTTCGCACAGGCGGGACTTGTCGATGGATGA
- a CDS encoding multidrug effflux MFS transporter — protein MDEGKSAVSVKHRRSAITLLMTMVLLGVFPLDVLLPSFPALAEHFRTTPGDIAFSISLFAIGIALSQLLVGPLSDVIGRKSLLLGGMAVSIVGATGCVLSTDYAWFLVFRVVQAIGCGCFVLSQALIQDLFDGKERDQLRILMVTASGIFISVSPLAGTLLQQALDWPASFIVFIALAAAVFLKACFFLENRHTATTPRRSILQSYRRVCSDAGFLGYWLIAAIAFTCHFSFIVISPLIFMEQLQLSAYEFSLTLLLYGVAYIFGGIVARTLAGRIAAHTQIVVGLGLIFFSGLVMLLLSNRLGLSALTVLIPMIICTAGTTIVRPVATSKAMEVFPDNAGTSASAGNTLVFICGGLISALINLSGAHLQTTLALSFLVLSTVGVSFNALITRRQLSLNSG, from the coding sequence ATGGATGAAGGAAAATCCGCGGTCAGTGTCAAACACCGCCGCTCTGCCATCACCCTGTTAATGACCATGGTATTGCTCGGGGTCTTCCCTCTGGATGTCCTGCTGCCATCGTTCCCGGCGCTGGCCGAACACTTCCGGACCACCCCAGGCGACATCGCGTTTTCCATCAGTCTGTTTGCCATCGGGATCGCACTGTCCCAACTGCTGGTCGGGCCGCTCTCGGATGTCATCGGGCGTAAAAGTCTGCTGCTGGGTGGGATGGCGGTCTCGATTGTCGGTGCGACAGGTTGCGTGCTGTCCACCGACTACGCCTGGTTCCTGGTGTTCCGGGTGGTGCAGGCCATCGGCTGTGGTTGCTTCGTACTCTCGCAGGCGCTGATCCAGGACCTGTTCGACGGCAAGGAGCGGGACCAACTGCGGATTCTGATGGTTACCGCCAGCGGCATCTTCATTTCCGTCTCGCCACTGGCTGGCACCCTGTTGCAACAGGCACTGGACTGGCCCGCAAGCTTCATTGTCTTTATTGCCCTCGCCGCCGCCGTGTTCCTCAAGGCCTGCTTCTTTCTTGAAAACCGGCACACCGCCACCACCCCGCGCCGAAGCATTCTTCAGTCCTACCGGCGTGTCTGTAGCGATGCAGGGTTCCTCGGCTATTGGCTGATCGCCGCAATCGCCTTCACCTGCCACTTTTCCTTCATTGTCATCTCACCCCTGATCTTCATGGAGCAGTTACAGCTTTCAGCCTACGAGTTTTCCCTGACACTGCTGCTGTATGGCGTGGCCTACATCTTCGGCGGCATTGTCGCTCGAACCCTCGCCGGGCGGATCGCGGCCCATACACAGATCGTCGTCGGCCTGGGCCTGATCTTCTTTTCGGGGCTGGTGATGCTCTTGCTCTCAAACCGGCTGGGGCTTTCAGCCCTGACCGTGCTGATTCCGATGATCATCTGCACCGCCGGCACGACCATCGTCCGCCCTGTCGCCACCTCCAAAGCCATGGAAGTGTTCCCGGACAATGCCGGCACATCGGCGTCGGCCGGAAACACGCTGGTGTTCATCTGCGGTGGCCTGATCAGCGCCCTGATCAATCTCAGTGGAGCCCATCTGCAAACGACTCTGGCGTTGAGTTTCCTCGTCTTGAGCACCGTCGGCGTTTCCTTCAATGCGCTGATCACGCGTCGGCAGCTCTCATTGAATAGCGGGTGA
- the ilvD gene encoding dihydroxy-acid dehydratase codes for MPDYRSKTSTHGRNMAGARALWRATGMKDDDFKKPIIAIANSFTQFVPGHVHLKDLGQLVAREIERAGGVAKEFNTIAVDDGIAMGHDGMLYSLPSREIIADSVEYMVNAHCADAIVCISNCDKITPGMLMAALRLNIPVIFVSGGPMEAGKTKLASHGLDLVDAMVIAADSSASDEKVAEYERSACPTCGSCSGMFTANSMNCLVEALGLALPGNGSTLATHSDREQLFLQAGRTIVELCKRYYGDNDESVLPRNIANFKAFENAMTLDIAMGGSTNTILHLLAAAQEAEIDFDLRDIDRLSRHVPQLCKVAPNIQKYHMEDVHRAGGIFSILGSLARGGLLHTDLPTVHSKTLAEGIAKWDITQTDDEAVHHFFKAGPAGIPTQTAFSQSTRWETLDDDRENGCIRSVEHAYSKEGGLAVLYGNIALDGCVVKTAGVDESIHVFEGNAKIFESQDSAVRGILADEVKAGDIVIIRYEGPKGGPGMQEMLYPTSYLKSKGLGKACALLTDGRFSGGTSGLSIGHASPEAAAGGAIGLVQDGDKVLIDIPNRSINLLISDEEMAGRRAEQDQKGWKPVEKRPRKVTTALKAYALLATSADKGAVRNKAMLDGL; via the coding sequence ATGCCTGATTACCGCTCGAAAACATCCACCCATGGCCGCAACATGGCCGGCGCCCGCGCACTGTGGCGCGCAACGGGGATGAAAGATGACGACTTCAAAAAGCCGATCATCGCCATTGCCAACTCCTTCACCCAGTTCGTACCGGGCCACGTCCACCTCAAGGACCTGGGCCAACTGGTCGCCCGCGAAATCGAACGCGCCGGCGGTGTAGCCAAAGAATTCAACACCATCGCCGTAGATGACGGCATCGCCATGGGCCACGACGGCATGCTGTATTCGCTGCCGAGCCGCGAGATCATCGCCGACTCCGTCGAGTACATGGTCAACGCCCACTGCGCCGACGCGATCGTCTGCATCTCCAACTGCGACAAGATCACCCCTGGCATGCTGATGGCCGCCCTGCGCCTGAACATCCCGGTGATCTTCGTTTCCGGCGGCCCGATGGAAGCCGGCAAGACCAAACTGGCCAGCCACGGTCTCGACCTCGTCGACGCCATGGTGATCGCCGCCGACTCCAGCGCTTCTGACGAGAAAGTCGCTGAGTACGAGCGCAGCGCCTGCCCGACCTGCGGCTCGTGCTCCGGCATGTTCACCGCCAACTCGATGAACTGCCTGGTCGAAGCCCTGGGCCTGGCATTGCCGGGCAACGGTTCGACCCTCGCCACCCACAGCGACCGCGAGCAGCTGTTCCTGCAGGCCGGCCGCACCATCGTCGAGCTGTGCAAGCGTTACTACGGCGACAACGATGAGTCGGTATTGCCGCGCAACATCGCCAACTTCAAGGCGTTCGAAAACGCCATGACGCTGGACATCGCCATGGGCGGCTCCACCAACACCATCCTGCACTTGCTGGCCGCGGCCCAGGAAGCCGAGATCGATTTCGACCTGCGCGACATCGACCGTCTCTCCCGTCACGTGCCGCAACTGTGCAAAGTCGCGCCGAACATCCAGAAGTACCACATGGAAGACGTGCACCGCGCCGGCGGGATCTTCAGCATCCTCGGCTCGCTGGCCCGTGGCGGTCTGCTGCACACCGACCTGCCGACCGTGCACAGCAAAACCCTGGCTGAAGGCATCGCCAAGTGGGACATCACCCAGACCGATGACGAAGCGGTGCATCACTTCTTCAAGGCCGGCCCTGCGGGCATCCCGACGCAAACCGCGTTCAGCCAGTCGACCCGTTGGGAAACCCTGGACGACGACCGTGAAAACGGCTGCATCCGCAGTGTCGAACACGCTTATTCGAAAGAAGGCGGCCTGGCTGTTCTCTACGGCAACATCGCGCTGGACGGCTGCGTGGTGAAAACCGCCGGCGTCGACGAGTCGATTCATGTCTTCGAAGGCAACGCGAAGATCTTCGAAAGCCAGGACAGCGCAGTACGCGGCATCCTCGCGGACGAAGTGAAGGCCGGCGACATCGTGATCATTCGTTACGAAGGTCCGAAAGGCGGCCCGGGCATGCAGGAAATGCTGTACCCGACGTCGTACCTGAAATCCAAAGGCCTGGGCAAAGCTTGCGCCCTGCTCACCGATGGCCGTTTCTCCGGCGGCACCTCGGGCCTGTCCATCGGCCACGCTTCGCCAGAAGCGGCTGCCGGTGGCGCGATTGGCCTGGTGCAGGATGGCGACAAAGTGCTGATCGACATTCCGAACCGCTCGATCAACCTGTTGATCAGCGACGAAGAAATGGCCGGTCGCCGTGCCGAGCAGGATCAGAAAGGCTGGAAGCCAGTGGAAAAACGTCCACGCAAGGTAACCACCGCACTGAAGGCTTACGCTCTGTTGGCGACCAGCGCCGACAAGGGTGCCGTGCGTAACAAGGCGATGCTCGACGGGCTCTAA
- a CDS encoding phosphorylcholine phosphatase yields MKLAPKFLVAALCLGLAGQVFATDLKHWPADQAKALDAMIAANANKGNYAVFDMDNTSYRYDLEESLLPFMENKGLITREKLDPSLKLMPFKDTADHKESLFSYYYRLCELDDMVCYPWVAQVFSGFTLQELKGYVDELMASGKPVPVTYYEGDVVKKLDVNPPKIFTGQKELYNKLMENGIEVYVMTAASEELVRMVAADPKYGYNVKPQNVIGVSLLLKDPKTGELTTARKQITAGKYDEKANLGLELTPYLWTPATWMAGKHAAILTYIDEWKKPVLVGGDTPTSDGYMLFHDVDVAKGGIHLWINRKDKYMTQINGMMAKHAAAQAKEGLQVTADKNWVIVKPEEIQ; encoded by the coding sequence ATGAAGCTCGCACCGAAATTTCTGGTCGCTGCACTTTGCCTGGGCCTTGCCGGCCAGGTATTCGCTACGGATTTGAAGCATTGGCCAGCCGATCAGGCCAAGGCGCTGGACGCAATGATTGCCGCCAATGCCAACAAAGGTAACTACGCGGTGTTCGACATGGATAACACCAGTTACCGCTACGACCTCGAAGAGTCGTTGCTGCCGTTCATGGAAAACAAGGGTCTGATCACCCGCGAGAAGCTCGACCCCTCCCTGAAACTGATGCCGTTCAAAGACACCGCCGATCACAAGGAAAGCCTGTTCAGCTACTACTATCGCCTCTGCGAACTCGACGACATGGTCTGCTATCCATGGGTCGCGCAAGTGTTCTCCGGCTTCACCCTCCAGGAACTCAAAGGCTACGTCGATGAGTTGATGGCGTCCGGTAAACCGGTGCCGGTGACGTATTACGAAGGCGACGTGGTCAAGAAACTCGACGTCAACCCGCCGAAAATCTTCACCGGCCAGAAAGAGCTCTACAACAAGCTGATGGAGAACGGCATTGAGGTCTACGTGATGACCGCCGCCTCCGAAGAACTGGTGCGCATGGTCGCCGCCGATCCGAAGTACGGCTACAACGTCAAACCGCAGAACGTGATCGGCGTGAGTTTGTTGCTCAAGGACCCGAAGACCGGCGAACTGACCACAGCACGCAAGCAGATCACCGCGGGCAAGTATGACGAGAAGGCCAACCTCGGCCTCGAGCTGACCCCGTACCTGTGGACCCCGGCGACCTGGATGGCCGGTAAGCATGCGGCGATCCTGACCTACATCGATGAGTGGAAAAAACCGGTACTGGTGGGTGGCGATACCCCGACCAGCGACGGTTACATGCTGTTCCACGATGTCGACGTGGCCAAGGGTGGCATCCACTTGTGGATCAACCGCAAAGACAAATACATGACCCAGATTAACGGCATGATGGCCAAGCACGCCGCGGCTCAGGCCAAGGAAGGGTTGCAGGTTACGGCGGACAAGAACTGGGTGATCGTGAAGCCTGAAGAGATTCAGTAA
- a CDS encoding L-cystine transporter — translation MNLPLILNLLVFLALLFGLAQTRHTTWSLAKKVLLALVLGVVFGVALHTVYGAGNPVLKASIGWFDLVGNGYVQLLQMIVIPLVFASILSAVARLHNASSLGKISFLTIGTLLFTTAIAALIGIGLTNLFGLTAEGLVAGTQEMARLQTIQTDYAGKVADLNVPQLLLSFIPQNPFADLARAKPTSIISVVIFAAFLGVAALQLLKDDVEKGQKVINAIDTLQAWVMRLVRLVMKLTPYGVLALMTKVVAGSNLQDIIKLGSFVVISYLGLGLMFVVHGLLVSAAGINPLRFFRKIWPVLTFAFTSRSSAATIPLSIEAQTRRLGIPQSIASFAASFGATIGQNGCAGLYPAMLAVMVAPTVGINPLDPLWIATLVAIVTLSSAGVAGVGGGATFAALIVLPAMGLPVSLVALLISVEPLIDMGRTALNVSGSITAGAITSQIMQQTDKELLDADAHSELAHA, via the coding sequence ATGAATCTGCCGCTGATCCTCAATCTGCTGGTGTTCCTCGCCCTGCTCTTTGGCCTGGCGCAAACCCGTCACACCACCTGGAGCCTGGCGAAGAAAGTCCTGCTCGCGTTAGTGCTGGGCGTGGTGTTCGGTGTGGCTCTGCACACCGTCTACGGTGCCGGCAACCCGGTACTGAAAGCCTCGATCGGCTGGTTCGATCTGGTGGGCAACGGTTACGTGCAGTTGCTGCAAATGATCGTGATCCCATTGGTGTTCGCCTCGATCCTCAGCGCCGTGGCCCGTCTGCACAACGCCTCGTCGCTGGGCAAGATCAGCTTCCTGACCATCGGCACGCTGCTGTTCACCACGGCCATTGCGGCGCTGATCGGTATCGGGCTGACCAACCTCTTCGGCCTGACCGCCGAAGGCCTGGTGGCTGGCACTCAGGAAATGGCGCGTCTGCAAACCATCCAGACCGACTACGCGGGCAAGGTTGCCGACCTGAATGTGCCGCAGCTGTTGCTGTCGTTCATTCCGCAAAACCCGTTCGCCGACCTCGCTCGCGCCAAGCCGACCTCGATCATCAGCGTGGTGATTTTTGCTGCATTCCTTGGGGTCGCGGCGCTGCAACTGCTGAAAGATGACGTCGAGAAAGGTCAGAAAGTGATCAACGCCATCGACACCCTGCAAGCCTGGGTGATGCGTCTGGTGCGTCTGGTGATGAAGCTGACCCCTTACGGCGTATTGGCGCTGATGACCAAAGTGGTCGCCGGCTCCAACCTGCAGGACATCATCAAACTCGGCAGTTTCGTGGTGATTTCCTACCTCGGGCTGGGCCTGATGTTTGTGGTCCATGGCCTGCTGGTCTCGGCGGCCGGGATCAATCCGCTGCGGTTCTTCCGCAAGATCTGGCCGGTGCTGACGTTTGCTTTCACCAGCCGCTCCAGCGCTGCGACCATTCCGCTGAGCATCGAAGCCCAGACCCGCCGCTTGGGTATTCCACAGTCCATCGCCAGTTTCGCTGCGTCGTTTGGCGCGACCATTGGCCAGAACGGTTGTGCCGGTCTGTACCCGGCGATGTTGGCGGTGATGGTCGCGCCAACCGTGGGCATCAACCCGCTGGACCCGCTGTGGATCGCGACGCTGGTGGCGATTGTGACGCTGAGTTCGGCCGGTGTGGCGGGGGTTGGCGGTGGCGCGACGTTTGCCGCGTTGATCGTATTGCCAGCGATGGGCTTGCCGGTGTCACTGGTGGCGTTGCTGATTTCGGTTGAGCCGCTGATCGACATGGGCCGCACGGCGTTGAACGTCAGCGGTTCGATAACGGCCGGTGCGATCACCAGCCAGATCATGCAGCAGACCGATAAAGAGCTGCTGGATGCGGATGCGCATTCGGAGTTGGCTCACGCTTAA
- a CDS encoding dihydrofolate reductase, producing the protein MTKSLPLSLIAALGENRVIGVDNSMPWHLPGDFKYFKATTLGKPIIMGRKTWDSLGRPLPGRLNIVVSRQADLQLEGAEVYPSLEAAVVRAEEWAREQGVDELMLIGGAQLYAQGLAQADRLYLTRVALSPEGDAWFPEFDLKQWKLVSNVPNPAEGDKPAYNFEVWERA; encoded by the coding sequence ATGACTAAATCACTCCCCCTCAGCCTGATCGCAGCCCTCGGTGAAAACCGTGTGATCGGCGTCGACAACAGCATGCCCTGGCACTTGCCGGGGGACTTCAAATACTTCAAGGCCACGACCCTCGGCAAGCCGATCATCATGGGTCGCAAGACCTGGGATTCCCTCGGTCGTCCGTTGCCGGGCCGGTTGAACATCGTGGTCAGCCGTCAGGCGGATCTGCAACTCGAGGGCGCGGAAGTTTATCCGTCGCTGGAGGCTGCGGTGGTTCGCGCTGAAGAGTGGGCTCGGGAGCAGGGCGTCGATGAGCTGATGCTGATCGGCGGGGCGCAGTTGTATGCGCAGGGGTTGGCGCAGGCTGATCGGCTGTATTTGACGCGCGTGGCGCTGAGCCCGGAAGGGGATGCGTGGTTTCCGGAGTTTGATTTGAAGCAGTGGAAGCTGGTGTCGAACGTGCCGAATCCAGCGGAAGGCGACAAGCCGGCCTACAACTTCGAGGTGTGGGAGCGCGCATAG
- a CDS encoding DUF2868 domain-containing protein: MTELTPLQNLWLTETVRLREEHAGPLDDLEANRLARSAGGDLPTRIQRRALWLAERDGLTNALTHWLQGARLALIVMALLAIASGAGLAFAALGDGQTPVNVFWALGSLLGLNLILLLSWALSLVFAGEHGATLGRLWLWLSEKLARDAKAAQLAPALLLLLQRQKLNRWAVGVLVNSLWLLAMLSALVMLLMLMATRRYGFVWETTLLGGDTFVAMTQALGALPAMLGFNVPTVEMIRASGDAALNIESARQAWATWLVGVLVVYGVLPRLLLALFCLWRWKTGQAALHLDLNLPGYAQLRERLMPTSERLGISDAAPEQLHRIENGVSDLPSDGALLVAIELDDQRPWPPPLPKSVSNAGILDSRESRHKLLEQLSRFPPARLAIACDPRRSPDRGSLALIAELARSASATRVWLLQAPPGEALDAQRLGDWHVALQQLDLPFADCAPLNWLESGHD, encoded by the coding sequence GTGACTGAACTGACTCCACTGCAAAACCTCTGGCTGACCGAGACGGTGCGCCTGCGTGAAGAACACGCCGGCCCCCTGGATGATCTGGAAGCCAACCGACTGGCCCGCAGCGCGGGCGGTGATCTGCCGACACGGATTCAACGCCGCGCCCTATGGCTGGCCGAGCGCGATGGGCTGACCAATGCCCTCACACATTGGCTGCAAGGCGCACGTTTGGCGCTGATCGTGATGGCGCTGCTGGCCATTGCCAGCGGCGCCGGCCTGGCGTTTGCCGCGTTGGGCGACGGACAAACCCCGGTCAATGTGTTCTGGGCCTTGGGCAGTTTGCTCGGACTGAACCTGATTCTATTGCTGAGCTGGGCGCTGAGCCTAGTCTTCGCCGGCGAACACGGCGCAACGCTGGGACGCCTATGGTTATGGCTCAGCGAAAAACTCGCCCGCGATGCCAAAGCCGCGCAACTGGCCCCGGCCCTGCTGCTCTTGCTGCAACGACAGAAACTCAATCGCTGGGCGGTTGGCGTACTGGTCAACAGCTTGTGGTTGCTCGCCATGCTCAGCGCGCTGGTCATGCTGTTGATGCTGATGGCGACCCGGCGTTATGGCTTCGTCTGGGAAACCACGCTCCTGGGCGGCGACACCTTCGTCGCCATGACCCAGGCCCTCGGCGCCCTGCCGGCCATGCTGGGTTTCAACGTTCCGACCGTGGAGATGATCCGCGCCAGCGGCGATGCCGCGCTCAACATCGAAAGCGCCCGTCAAGCCTGGGCCACATGGCTGGTCGGCGTGCTGGTGGTCTACGGTGTTTTGCCGCGCCTGTTGCTGGCGCTGTTTTGCCTGTGGCGCTGGAAAACCGGCCAAGCGGCCTTGCACCTGGATTTGAACCTGCCCGGCTACGCCCAACTGCGTGAACGGCTGATGCCGACCAGTGAACGCCTGGGCATCAGCGACGCGGCGCCAGAACAACTGCATCGAATCGAAAACGGGGTCAGCGACCTACCAAGCGATGGCGCGCTGTTGGTGGCCATCGAGCTGGACGATCAACGCCCCTGGCCGCCGCCACTGCCGAAGTCCGTGAGCAATGCCGGCATCCTCGACAGTCGCGAATCGCGGCACAAACTCCTCGAACAACTGAGCCGCTTTCCCCCGGCCCGTCTGGCCATCGCTTGCGATCCTCGACGCTCGCCGGACCGCGGCAGCCTGGCACTGATCGCCGAACTGGCCCGCAGCGCCAGCGCCACCCGTGTCTGGTTGCTGCAAGCACCGCCGGGCGAGGCGCTCGACGCCCAAAGGCTGGGCGACTGGCACGTGGCGCTGCAACAGTTGGACTTGCCGTTCGCCGATTGCGCGCCGTTGAACTGGCTGGAGAGCGGTCATGACTAA
- a CDS encoding GTPase/DUF3482 domain-containing protein, whose product MTNPWKAPLKLAVVGHTNVGKTSLLRTLTRDVGFGEVSHRPSTTRHVEGARLSVDGEPLLDLYDTPGLEDAIALLDYLERLERPGERLDGPARLARFLEGSEARQRFEQEAKVLRQLLTCDAGLYVIDAREPVLAKYRDELEVLASCGKPLLPVLNFVSSANHREPDWREALARLGLHALVRFDSVAPPEDGERRLYESLALLLENARPQLERLIADQQAQRRARQQSAARLIAELLIDCAACRRSVVSEAEQEQQAINELRKAVRQREQRCVEALLKLYAFRPQDAAASDLPLLDGRWGDDLFNPETLKQLGVRVGGGIAAGAAAGAGVDLLVGGLTLGAAALAGAIAGGALQTARSYGSRLMGKIKGQRELTVDDSVLRLLALRQRQLLHALNARGHAAMDSIQVATPQDKSWREGKLPEPLNKARAHPQWSSLNPYPKLSQAERQEQIEALAQQL is encoded by the coding sequence ATGACTAATCCGTGGAAAGCGCCCTTGAAGCTCGCCGTGGTCGGCCACACCAATGTCGGCAAAACCTCGTTGCTGCGCACCCTGACCCGCGATGTCGGTTTTGGTGAGGTGTCACATCGCCCCAGCACCACACGACACGTCGAAGGCGCACGGTTGTCGGTGGACGGCGAGCCGTTGCTCGACCTCTACGATACCCCCGGCCTGGAAGATGCCATCGCGCTGCTCGACTATCTCGAACGCCTGGAACGTCCCGGCGAACGTCTCGACGGCCCGGCACGGTTAGCGCGATTTCTTGAAGGCAGCGAAGCACGACAACGGTTTGAACAGGAAGCCAAGGTGCTGCGGCAACTGCTGACCTGCGACGCCGGTCTCTACGTGATCGACGCCCGGGAACCGGTGCTGGCCAAATACCGCGACGAACTGGAAGTGTTGGCCAGCTGCGGCAAACCGCTGTTGCCGGTATTGAATTTCGTCAGCAGCGCCAACCACCGCGAACCGGATTGGCGCGAGGCATTGGCACGTCTGGGCTTGCATGCATTGGTGCGTTTCGACAGCGTCGCACCGCCGGAGGATGGCGAACGTCGACTCTATGAAAGCCTCGCCCTGCTGCTGGAAAACGCCCGGCCGCAACTGGAACGTTTGATCGCCGATCAGCAAGCGCAACGTCGGGCCCGGCAACAGAGTGCAGCGCGGCTGATTGCCGAATTATTGATCGACTGCGCCGCCTGCCGACGCAGCGTGGTCAGCGAAGCCGAGCAAGAACAGCAGGCCATCAACGAACTGCGCAAAGCGGTTCGACAACGGGAACAACGCTGCGTCGAAGCGCTGCTCAAGCTCTACGCCTTCCGCCCACAGGACGCGGCGGCCAGTGATCTGCCGCTGCTCGATGGCCGCTGGGGTGACGACCTGTTCAACCCGGAAACCTTGAAGCAACTCGGCGTGCGAGTCGGTGGCGGTATCGCGGCCGGCGCGGCAGCCGGGGCCGGCGTGGACTTGCTGGTCGGCGGCCTGACCCTCGGCGCGGCCGCATTGGCTGGCGCGATTGCCGGTGGCGCCCTGCAAACGGCCCGCAGTTATGGCAGTCGGTTGATGGGCAAGATCAAAGGCCAGCGTGAACTGACCGTCGATGACAGCGTGCTGCGGCTGTTGGCGTTGCGCCAGCGGCAACTGCTGCATGCGCTCAATGCGCGCGGGCACGCGGCGATGGACAGCATTCAGGTCGCCACACCCCAGGACAAATCCTGGCGCGAAGGCAAACTG